The candidate division WOR-3 bacterium DNA segment AATATTCTAGTTAACGGAATGAATGCCGGTACACCTCTACCACCCACTAATCTGAACCAAGACTTTGGAAATTTTACATGGAATTGCCCTGCTCAAGGTAATAATCCGTCTTTTCATTTTGGAGGACAACTAAACAGTGTTCAGGGTGATTTAATTTTTATAAGTTCTAACGGAAGGCCCATTCGATTTAATATTTCAGGTTCGGGTTATACGCTGTCCATAGGCAGGGATTTTATTAATCAAGGTGTTCCCATAATATTAGCGCAAGGCACAACTTCAGGGACTACATTGGTAACTGTTGGTAGGGATTTTACCCAAACCGGCGGGAGTACAACTTTTCGTTCTTCCAATAATTTCGATGTCATCATGGAAGTTGGCCGGCATTTTTCTAAAACTGTTGGAGCATTCGCAGGTGGCTCGGGAACCGGAAGTTCAGCAATACTCAGGTTTAACGGAGGTATGATTCAAAATTTTACCCAGTCAGGAACTCTTATTGCCACAATTGATTATCAGGTAACCAATAACAGCACTTTAAATTTGGGTACAAGTTTTCTTACAGGTTTATCCTTAACGGTTACTTCTGGTTCCGGTATAGAAGCAGGGGCTTTGGACACCGGTGGGGCAATTCAAACAGGAACCAGTAATGGTAATATCAGGGTTTCTGGTACAAGAAACTATCAATCTGGTAGTTTTATCCGTTACAATGGCTCAGCATCTCAATTCATAGGCAATGGTCATCCCGTTGCTGCTGGTGTTAATTGTTTTATCAACAATACAAGCGGTGTTTCCCTTGCTACAAATGTAACGATTGGTGGTAATCTAACGCTTACTGCTGGAAACCTAACTGTGGGTAATTACACGCTTACTTTAGGTGGCAACATTACACCAGGCACCAACAATATTATTGTTTCGTCCGGTTCTAGTCTTTCTATAAGTGGTTTTGGTGCTTTGGGTACATTCCCGTTTCCTTCAGGGCCAGTAACATTTTCTAATTTTACTCTTAATAGAACCAGTGGAAGTGTTACCTTTAGTAATCAAGTTGAAATTACAGGTACGGTTAACCTGATTTCAGGTCAATTAATATTTAATAATCAGACCCTCACATTATCTGGTACTCTGTCAGCGTCAGGTGGAGCTCTTTCAGGTAATTCATCGTCAGTACTTATTATTACCGGAAGTGGTAGTTTTGGTCTCCTGCCCTTTGCTATCGGAGGCAATACCATAAATACACTTACCATCAACCGGACCTCCGGCTCCGTATCTTTGGATAATACCCTAACTATTACCAATGCCCTTAATCTTCAATCAGGAGACTTTACCAATATCAGTGGTCTAAGGCTAAGTAACGGAGCTACCTTGACCAGAAATTCTTCTGCCCAACTGTTGGGATCAGCTGTTGTACAAAGTAGTGGTGAACGTTTTAATGTAGTATATGAAGGCTCATCATCCATGAACACTGGACTTGAACTACCCACGACAACTGATAACCATTTGGGTAATCTTACAATAGATGGTGGACCTGTTATATTAACGCAGGATATTATCGTGAATGGTGATGTAAATTTACTCAACAGTACGTTCAATGCAAATGGGTTTAACATAGAACTGGCTGCTAACCCGGGCATTTGGAACCGCCAAGCAGGCTCTTTTTCGCCAGGTTCTGGTAATTTAACAATTACTGGTAATATTACTATTCAATCATCTGCGACTCCACAGTTCGGAAATATAATTGTAGTTAGTGGAGCAACACTTACAGCATATTCAGGAACTATGCTTGTTATAGGTAACCTTCAGATAGATGCAGGTTCAACATTTAATCATAATGACGGCACAATATCTTTTACGGGAAGTATTACACAGGTTTTTGCCGGAGGTGGTAAAACTTTCAATAATATAAATGTTAATAAAACAGGAGGGACACTTCAATTAGCCAGCACGGTAAACTTAAGGCGGGCGTTAACTGTGTCCAGTGCAACGACCATAGAATCTGATGGTTATCTGGTGCTGTTATCCACATCCGATGGAACAACGGGCAATGCGCGCATAGGTACTTTGCCGGCAGGTGCCTCCATTACTGGTAATGTTACCGTGCAACGATACATGTCGGATGAGGGACGTATTTACAGATATATTTCTGCTCCAGTTTCCGGATTTTCGGTTGCTGCGCTTCAATCTTTTGTTCCTGTCACCGGGCCTTTTACAGGTTCCAGTACGTGTTCGGGATGCACTACTAACCCGTCAATGTATTATTATAATGAAACTATAGCTGGAAATGCAGATGCCGGTTGGGAACGCTTTCCGGTTAGCTCCAATTCTGAAACGTTGCAAACCGGCAGAGGTTATGCTGTTTTTGTTCGCGATGATATTATACCAGGAAATGTGAGGATAGACTGGTTGGGACCTGTTCATCAGGGGATCATCTCTCTGCCGGTTTCTTTCACAAACACTGGTAATCCGGGTGGAGATGGCTGGAACCTTGTAGGAAATCCTTATCCGTCAAGTATTGATTGGGATTTTGCTTCCGGTTGGACAAAAACTAATATTAGCGGTACTATAGCTGTTCGCGATAATGGTGCAGGAGGCATTTTTAGGTACTGGGATGGTGCTACCGGAAGTTTAACGAATGGTGAAATTGCAACCGGACAATCCATTTGGGTTCGGGCTACGGCATCCTCTCCTGTTCTTACTATTAATGAAAACGCAAAAACTTCAGTTACCGCGGCGTTTTATAGAAAGAAGTCTGAAGAACCTATAAATTTTTTAGCAATTAACCTTTCAAAAGATGATATTTTTGACTATGCTTATATACGATTACGGGAAGAAGCACTTAATACACTTGATGAGTATGATGGCCCGAAATTAAATAATGCACTATTTGATGTATTTACATTTTCAAGCGACAGTATTCCTATGGCCATAAATGCTTTAAGTGAGCTTAACTGTGAAAATGTAATTGATATAGGAATGGGTGACCTAACGCCCGGTACTTATCGCTTGTCCTTTTTACAATCCGGATTATTTGAATCCTATGTGTTGCAGCTTAGGGACCGCTACCTGAATAATACTTTTAATCTTGGTAGAGACGAAGAGTATATCTTTACTGTAGATAACAATCCCGGGAGTAAATCAACTAAACGTTTTGGAGTTTATCTTACTCTTTCTGTTCCTGTTGGCTTTGAGGTTGATAATGGTACTTTAATATCAAATTATATTACTGGTAATCAGTGGTATAAAGATGGTGAGTTAATTGAGGGAGCAACAAATCAAACATTTATCCCGACTGAGTCAGGAACTTATACACTTACTGTTGATGTAGGGGCTTGCAGATTTCAGGCACCAGAAAGTTATACACATGTTGTAACATCGTTGGAACAGTCAGCTACGCCTGAGATTGAAGTATATCCCAATCCGGTTAATGAAACTCTAACCATAAAGCTGCCCGAACCAATGCCTTTCATATTCCAGATTCGGTCATCTAATGGTGCAGTTATAAAACAAGATGCATTCGTTGAGCCTACAAGGCAATTTTCCATTGATGTATCAGAATTAAATGATGGTATGTATTTTTTAGGGCTTCATTACAAGAATAAGTTATATCAGTTCAAATTTGTTAAGATTACACGATAAAACTATTCATGAAATATAGGTTGATTATAGTTATCTGCGGATTATTTAACTTTTACGCATATTCCCAACCGGGCGATCCGGGTGGTGATCCAGATAATGTAATACCAATAACTGGAGTGGAAATTTTATTGGCTGGTGGGGCAGCTCTAGGGCTAAACAGATTGTTGAAGAGTAAAAGAACCTTCAAAGATTAATCTTTTGCTGGCAGTTTTAATTAATCGTCTCACCATTCTTCCGCGGTGGATTATCGTATTGTTGGATTTGACAGTAATTGCGATCTCCACTCTGATTGCTTATTATCTTAGATTTAATTTCATATCAAGCATTGTGCTAAAATATGAGCCTGTGAAAGGAATTCTGCTCACTATGGCTTGTGGTTTGATTTCAACTGTTATTACAAGAAGCTATGCCGGAATAGTTCGATATACTGGAGTAGAAGATGGTATTCGCATCATGTACACTTCTATTTTAAGTTTATCTTTAGCAGTACTGTGTAATTTAATTTATTACTACAATTCTGGAAAAAACATTATACCTTATTCCGTGTTGTTGATTACCTTTTT contains these protein-coding regions:
- a CDS encoding T9SS type A sorting domain-containing protein, which encodes MRYFFTSLLVVLSPVLFAQIQSVQSGDWDDPATWDCSCVPDASSFQPIIVLHNVTISADITLNQVQITSTGSVTINSGVTVTLDEDFANNPLVIDNGGSLTVNGTLDGTFLIISPILVDGTITSTGVIDIPDPSVMFFNAGSNYVHSHASGGTIPTATWDVTSNILVNGMNAGTPLPPTNLNQDFGNFTWNCPAQGNNPSFHFGGQLNSVQGDLIFISSNGRPIRFNISGSGYTLSIGRDFINQGVPIILAQGTTSGTTLVTVGRDFTQTGGSTTFRSSNNFDVIMEVGRHFSKTVGAFAGGSGTGSSAILRFNGGMIQNFTQSGTLIATIDYQVTNNSTLNLGTSFLTGLSLTVTSGSGIEAGALDTGGAIQTGTSNGNIRVSGTRNYQSGSFIRYNGSASQFIGNGHPVAAGVNCFINNTSGVSLATNVTIGGNLTLTAGNLTVGNYTLTLGGNITPGTNNIIVSSGSSLSISGFGALGTFPFPSGPVTFSNFTLNRTSGSVTFSNQVEITGTVNLISGQLIFNNQTLTLSGTLSASGGALSGNSSSVLIITGSGSFGLLPFAIGGNTINTLTINRTSGSVSLDNTLTITNALNLQSGDFTNISGLRLSNGATLTRNSSAQLLGSAVVQSSGERFNVVYEGSSSMNTGLELPTTTDNHLGNLTIDGGPVILTQDIIVNGDVNLLNSTFNANGFNIELAANPGIWNRQAGSFSPGSGNLTITGNITIQSSATPQFGNIIVVSGATLTAYSGTMLVIGNLQIDAGSTFNHNDGTISFTGSITQVFAGGGKTFNNINVNKTGGTLQLASTVNLRRALTVSSATTIESDGYLVLLSTSDGTTGNARIGTLPAGASITGNVTVQRYMSDEGRIYRYISAPVSGFSVAALQSFVPVTGPFTGSSTCSGCTTNPSMYYYNETIAGNADAGWERFPVSSNSETLQTGRGYAVFVRDDIIPGNVRIDWLGPVHQGIISLPVSFTNTGNPGGDGWNLVGNPYPSSIDWDFASGWTKTNISGTIAVRDNGAGGIFRYWDGATGSLTNGEIATGQSIWVRATASSPVLTINENAKTSVTAAFYRKKSEEPINFLAINLSKDDIFDYAYIRLREEALNTLDEYDGPKLNNALFDVFTFSSDSIPMAINALSELNCENVIDIGMGDLTPGTYRLSFLQSGLFESYVLQLRDRYLNNTFNLGRDEEYIFTVDNNPGSKSTKRFGVYLTLSVPVGFEVDNGTLISNYITGNQWYKDGELIEGATNQTFIPTESGTYTLTVDVGACRFQAPESYTHVVTSLEQSATPEIEVYPNPVNETLTIKLPEPMPFIFQIRSSNGAVIKQDAFVEPTRQFSIDVSELNDGMYFLGLHYKNKLYQFKFVKITR